In Bacillus cereus ATCC 14579, a single window of DNA contains:
- a CDS encoding DUF871 domain-containing protein: MIGVSIYLSKERVEKQEEWLKVAKENGFTSIFTSLHIPEDDPNTYKELIQILGKQALAHEMELMVDVFPKSLHHLGLTYENVEELLDWGITGLRMDYGIAPKEIASVSHKMKVALNASTITKPFWKELIAEHIRVENVEAWHNFYPRPETGLAKSFLQKQNQYLQECGIKTMAFIPGDAEKRGPLYEGLPTLEKHRNMRPLEAYLELVQDCGVDKVLIGDISASLESMQEVASASRGIIPLRYKSFITDKEVLKVVEQVHKNRLDPARDVIRSVESREGNRVVLQPMHTIVRKKGSITIDNELYGRYAGEMQVATHDLPVDEKVNVVGIVVEENVSLLPYIGAGKMFQLFLCDRIKA, encoded by the coding sequence ATGATCGGAGTTTCCATTTATCTTTCAAAAGAACGAGTAGAGAAACAAGAAGAGTGGCTAAAAGTAGCGAAGGAAAATGGGTTTACATCTATTTTTACATCACTGCACATTCCAGAAGATGATCCAAATACGTATAAAGAGTTAATTCAAATATTAGGGAAACAAGCTCTTGCACATGAAATGGAGTTAATGGTTGATGTTTTTCCAAAATCGTTACATCATTTAGGGCTAACATATGAAAATGTGGAAGAACTATTGGACTGGGGCATTACCGGTTTAAGAATGGATTACGGCATTGCGCCAAAAGAAATTGCAAGCGTATCTCATAAGATGAAAGTAGCTTTAAATGCGAGTACGATTACAAAGCCATTTTGGAAAGAATTAATTGCAGAACATATAAGAGTAGAGAATGTAGAAGCGTGGCATAATTTTTATCCACGTCCAGAGACGGGACTAGCAAAGTCCTTCTTACAAAAACAAAATCAATATTTACAGGAGTGCGGAATAAAAACGATGGCATTTATTCCAGGAGATGCGGAAAAACGTGGTCCGTTATATGAAGGGTTACCAACGTTAGAAAAACATCGCAATATGCGCCCGCTTGAAGCGTACTTAGAACTTGTTCAAGATTGTGGTGTTGATAAAGTATTGATTGGAGATATAAGCGCAAGTTTGGAAAGTATGCAAGAAGTAGCTAGTGCGAGTAGAGGGATTATTCCATTGCGTTACAAATCATTTATAACTGATAAAGAAGTATTAAAAGTGGTGGAGCAAGTGCATAAAAATAGACTAGATCCGGCTCGTGATGTTATTCGATCTGTAGAATCAAGGGAAGGAAATAGAGTGGTTTTACAGCCGATGCATACAATTGTAAGAAAGAAAGGCAGCATTACAATTGATAATGAATTGTACGGTAGATATGCAGGGGAGATGCAAGTTGCTACACATGATTTACCTGTAGATGAGAAAGTGAATGTTGTTGGAATAGTTGTGGAAGAGAACGTTTCTTTACTGCCTTATATTGGCGCTGGAAAAATGTTTCAACTTTTTCTATGCGATAGAATAAAAGCTTGA
- the murQ gene encoding N-acetylmuramic acid 6-phosphate etherase, translating into MLENLSTEHRNEKTMNLDEMSIKEVLQSMNEEDRTVALAVEKEIEQIEKVVQTVIKSFEEEGRLIYIGAGTSGRLGILDAVECPPTFGTDDKMVQGFIAGGLKAFTKAVEGAEDREELAEEDLKSIGLNEKDTVIGIAASGRTPYVIGGLKYAQSVGASTASISCNKNAEISKYANLNVEVETGAEILTGSTRLKAGTAQKLVLNMISTASMIGVGKVYKNLMVDVQSTNEKLVERSKRIIVEATGASYEVAAEYYEKAERNVKAAIVMVLLQCEYGEALEKLKYAKGFVKKAL; encoded by the coding sequence ACAATGAATCTGGATGAAATGAGCATAAAAGAAGTATTGCAAAGTATGAATGAAGAAGATCGAACTGTTGCGTTAGCAGTTGAAAAAGAGATAGAACAAATTGAAAAGGTTGTACAGACTGTTATTAAATCTTTTGAAGAAGAGGGACGCTTAATTTACATTGGTGCTGGTACGAGTGGTCGTTTAGGTATCCTAGATGCAGTGGAATGTCCGCCGACATTTGGCACGGATGATAAAATGGTGCAAGGATTTATAGCAGGTGGATTGAAAGCGTTTACTAAGGCGGTGGAAGGTGCCGAAGATCGCGAAGAGTTAGCAGAAGAAGATTTAAAAAGTATTGGATTAAATGAGAAAGATACAGTGATTGGAATTGCTGCCAGTGGCAGAACTCCTTACGTAATTGGCGGCTTGAAATACGCACAGAGCGTAGGAGCGAGTACAGCGAGTATTTCTTGTAATAAAAATGCTGAAATAAGTAAATATGCAAATTTAAATGTGGAAGTAGAAACAGGTGCAGAAATATTAACAGGATCAACGCGTTTAAAAGCTGGTACAGCACAAAAATTAGTGCTGAATATGATTTCAACAGCTTCGATGATTGGTGTAGGAAAAGTATATAAAAACTTAATGGTAGATGTTCAATCCACAAATGAAAAGTTAGTAGAACGGTCAAAACGAATTATTGTGGAAGCAACAGGCGCTAGTTATGAAGTAGCGGCAGAGTATTATGAAAAGGCAGAACGTAACGTAAAAGCTGCCATTGTTATGGTGTTGTTGCAGTGTGAGTATGGGGAAGCACTGGAGAAACTAAAATACGCAAAAGGGTTTGTGAAGAAAGCACTATAA
- a CDS encoding DoxX family protein — protein sequence MNQYIGNLIIRIVLGVTFFAHGLAKFQSGIDNVAGWFTSIGLPGGLAYGVATVELVGGILLIIGLGVRYVGLLFALILAGAIVKVNGAAGLLGDGKNPGYELDLALLSMGAYLFVVKAEGYVDRFLKEKVMKTK from the coding sequence ATGAATCAATATATTGGGAATTTAATTATTCGTATCGTGTTAGGAGTTACGTTCTTTGCACACGGTTTAGCAAAGTTTCAATCAGGTATCGATAACGTAGCAGGATGGTTTACAAGCATCGGTTTACCAGGTGGTCTTGCATACGGCGTAGCAACAGTTGAATTAGTTGGTGGTATATTATTAATTATCGGTTTAGGTGTACGATATGTAGGATTGTTATTCGCTCTTATTTTAGCTGGAGCTATTGTAAAGGTAAATGGAGCAGCAGGTTTATTAGGAGATGGAAAGAATCCAGGATATGAATTAGATCTTGCATTATTATCAATGGGTGCGTATTTATTCGTAGTAAAAGCAGAAGGATATGTAGATCGTTTCTTAAAAGAGAAAGTAATGAAAACGAAGTAA
- a CDS encoding MFS transporter — protein MKKPIKEQKMVLVILLSNIFIAFLGIGLIIPVMPSFMNDMHLTGKTMGYLVAVFAMAQLITSPITGRWVDLYGRKKMIIIGLFIFGVSELLFGLGKDVWMLYVARVLSGISAAFIMPGVTAYVADITSIQERPKAMGYLSAAISTGFIIGPGIGGFIAEYGIRVPFFVAAAIAFIACVISIFILKEPLTKEELAEISSNTKESSFIGDLKKSLHPMYAIAFIIVFVLAFGLSAYETVFSLFSDHKFGFSPKDIAAIITISSIFGVVVQVFMFGKLVDMFGEKVLIQICLIVGAVLAFVSTVVFNYWIVLLVTCFIFLAFDLLRPALTTFLSKAAGKEQGFVAGMNSTYTSLGNIAGPAMGGILFDMNIHYPYAFSGVVLIVGLGITFMWREKQLAESFAK, from the coding sequence GTGAAGAAACCGATAAAAGAACAAAAGATGGTATTGGTTATTCTTTTGAGTAATATATTTATCGCTTTTTTAGGGATTGGATTAATCATTCCGGTTATGCCGTCCTTTATGAATGATATGCATTTAACAGGGAAGACGATGGGATATCTCGTTGCAGTGTTTGCAATGGCACAGCTCATTACTTCACCTATTACAGGCCGATGGGTTGATCTTTACGGTAGGAAGAAAATGATAATCATTGGATTATTTATTTTTGGTGTTTCAGAGCTTCTTTTTGGATTAGGAAAAGATGTGTGGATGCTTTATGTGGCAAGGGTATTAAGCGGAATTAGTGCTGCTTTTATTATGCCTGGTGTTACGGCATATGTTGCGGATATTACATCTATTCAGGAACGTCCAAAGGCGATGGGATACTTATCTGCGGCTATTAGTACTGGATTCATTATAGGGCCTGGAATCGGCGGATTTATTGCAGAATACGGTATACGTGTGCCGTTTTTCGTTGCAGCAGCAATTGCTTTTATAGCATGTGTGATTTCAATCTTTATTTTAAAAGAACCGTTAACGAAAGAAGAACTTGCAGAGATTTCTTCTAATACGAAAGAATCAAGTTTTATTGGTGATTTAAAGAAATCATTACATCCAATGTATGCAATTGCATTTATTATCGTATTTGTACTCGCATTCGGATTATCGGCGTATGAAACTGTGTTTAGCTTATTCTCAGATCATAAATTTGGTTTCTCGCCGAAAGATATTGCAGCAATTATTACAATCAGTTCAATCTTTGGGGTAGTTGTGCAAGTATTTATGTTTGGCAAATTGGTAGACATGTTCGGTGAGAAAGTATTAATTCAAATATGTTTAATTGTAGGTGCAGTATTAGCATTCGTCTCAACTGTAGTCTTTAATTATTGGATTGTACTTCTCGTTACTTGCTTCATTTTCTTAGCATTTGATTTACTTCGTCCAGCTTTAACGACGTTTTTATCAAAAGCAGCTGGAAAAGAGCAAGGATTCGTTGCTGGAATGAACTCGACTTATACGAGTTTAGGAAATATCGCAGGACCAGCGATGGGCGGAATATTATTTGATATGAATATTCATTATCCATATGCATTTTCAGGAGTTGTTTTAATAGTTGGTCTCGGCATTACATTTATGTGGAGAGAGAAACAGTTGGCTGAGAGTTTTGCGAAGTAA
- a CDS encoding TetR family transcriptional regulator: MMNKKEKIVYAAIEVFQEKGVEKTKISDIVKLAGIAQGTFYLYFPSKLSVMPAIAEVMVEKMILAVKEKVQKDVPFSNKVAQVIDAVFHFIEEYREIQALMYAGLASTEHIKEWEAVYEPLYMWLSEFLSEAKEAGEIRDSVHAERTAKLFIALVESAAEQVYLYDHKDDEQVDLQKAEVLDFLTHALHIKK, encoded by the coding sequence ATGATGAATAAAAAAGAGAAAATTGTCTATGCAGCTATTGAAGTGTTTCAGGAAAAGGGCGTCGAAAAAACGAAGATTTCTGATATCGTGAAATTAGCTGGCATTGCGCAAGGAACTTTCTATTTATATTTTCCTTCTAAGCTATCTGTTATGCCTGCAATAGCAGAAGTGATGGTTGAAAAGATGATACTTGCAGTGAAAGAAAAAGTACAAAAAGATGTACCTTTTTCAAATAAAGTGGCACAAGTAATCGATGCGGTGTTTCACTTTATAGAGGAATACCGTGAAATACAAGCTTTAATGTATGCAGGTCTTGCATCTACTGAACATATAAAAGAGTGGGAAGCTGTGTATGAGCCTCTTTATATGTGGTTAAGCGAATTTTTAAGTGAGGCGAAAGAAGCCGGTGAAATTCGTGATTCGGTTCACGCAGAGCGAACAGCGAAGTTATTTATCGCTCTTGTTGAATCAGCAGCGGAACAAGTTTATTTATATGATCATAAAGATGATGAGCAAGTGGATTTGCAAAAGGCAGAAGTACTAGATTTTTTAACACATGCACTACATATAAAGAAGTAG
- a CDS encoding PRK06770 family protein translates to MLFKWIVGICITIMVIISSIVGGKKLLAYVEKENTNIQTERAANEKEKKAAEEAPQISEGEIISTMHKMVHQKVKSSEKWGFVEMTKKEISNVKRDIENSTGFQYKMKLFSIINRWEKGDFSQTVEEHNFLWSLQGGDTGKATERLSPEEEKQYIKEMKRK, encoded by the coding sequence ATGCTTTTTAAATGGATTGTAGGTATATGTATTACCATTATGGTAATCATCTCTTCTATAGTTGGCGGAAAGAAATTGCTTGCATATGTGGAAAAAGAAAATACAAATATTCAAACCGAGCGAGCGGCAAACGAAAAAGAGAAAAAAGCTGCAGAAGAAGCCCCGCAAATTAGTGAAGGTGAAATTATTTCTACTATGCATAAAATGGTGCACCAAAAGGTAAAATCCTCTGAAAAATGGGGATTTGTAGAGATGACAAAAAAGGAAATTTCTAATGTAAAAAGAGATATTGAAAATAGTACAGGTTTTCAATATAAAATGAAGTTATTTTCTATTATAAATAGATGGGAAAAAGGAGATTTTTCTCAAACTGTTGAGGAGCATAACTTTTTATGGAGCCTTCAAGGTGGAGATACTGGCAAGGCGACGGAACGTTTATCGCCAGAAGAGGAAAAGCAGTATATAAAAGAAATGAAGAGAAAATAA
- a CDS encoding Lrp/AsnC family transcriptional regulator: MESSVIKVLDDLDVQILDILQKESQVSNAELARRVNLSSAAMHARIKRLDGEGFIDKQVAILNQEKLGFDLLCFIFMSTNIHQFDKLEVLEKELESMPEVLECHCLTGEYDYLLKVANRDRKELEQFIRKLNKLGITRIQTSLALREIKYSTVLPIRNEEPSID; this comes from the coding sequence ATGGAGTCGTCTGTTATTAAAGTGTTGGATGATTTGGATGTACAAATTTTAGATATATTGCAGAAGGAGTCACAAGTAAGTAATGCAGAGCTGGCACGTCGCGTTAATTTATCATCGGCTGCGATGCATGCAAGAATAAAAAGATTGGATGGGGAAGGTTTCATCGATAAGCAAGTTGCGATTTTAAATCAAGAAAAGCTTGGGTTTGATTTATTATGTTTTATTTTTATGAGTACAAATATTCATCAATTTGACAAGCTGGAAGTGTTGGAGAAAGAATTAGAATCGATGCCGGAAGTGTTAGAATGTCACTGTTTAACAGGAGAGTACGATTATTTATTAAAGGTTGCAAATCGTGATCGTAAAGAACTAGAGCAGTTTATTAGAAAGTTGAATAAGCTTGGTATTACAAGGATACAGACAAGTTTAGCACTTCGTGAAATTAAATATTCGACGGTATTGCCGATACGAAATGAGGAACCGAGCATCGATTAG
- a CDS encoding PTS transporter subunit EIIC: MKKEERMAKEISEQLGGIKNIRSIAHCMTRLRLTLHDESKVNMNLLKKVEGVMGVIEDETLQVVVGPGTVNKVAAEMEGLTGLRIGEVADHHLEDIGQEMKSEIKKKNNTPVKNFLRKIGSIFIPLIPGLVASGIINGVANFAKNAGADPNATWLQMLLLIGGGIFTFLGILVGWNTAKEFGGTPVLGAIAGILIFNPAMANVKLFGEALVPGRGGLFAVIFAAWLMVVVERQVRKAVPNAVDIIVTPLITVLVVSIVTMLAIQPLAGFLSDGITSGINAILNIGGAFAGAVLAGTFLPLVMVGLHHGLTPIHMEFINQTHVTPLLPVLAMAGAGQVGAAIAIYVKTKNKRLRNVIKGGLPVGFLGIGEPLLYGVTLPLGKPFITACLGAAVGGAFQAVMQTASLGIGVSGLSLIPLIADNKYLLYFLGLVIAYAFGFIFTYFFGFKEEMAENI; this comes from the coding sequence ATGAAGAAAGAAGAGAGAATGGCCAAGGAAATTTCGGAGCAACTTGGTGGAATAAAAAATATTCGTAGTATTGCTCATTGTATGACGAGACTACGTTTAACGCTTCATGATGAAAGTAAAGTAAATATGAATCTTTTGAAAAAAGTTGAAGGCGTTATGGGTGTTATAGAAGATGAGACGCTTCAAGTTGTCGTTGGTCCAGGAACAGTAAATAAAGTAGCAGCTGAAATGGAAGGTTTGACAGGACTACGAATTGGTGAGGTAGCAGATCATCACCTTGAAGATATTGGGCAAGAGATGAAATCAGAGATTAAGAAGAAAAATAATACACCGGTGAAAAACTTTTTACGAAAAATAGGAAGTATTTTCATCCCATTAATTCCGGGGCTTGTTGCGTCAGGAATTATAAACGGGGTTGCTAACTTTGCGAAAAATGCTGGTGCTGATCCAAATGCAACGTGGTTACAAATGTTACTACTCATTGGCGGCGGTATCTTTACATTCTTAGGAATTTTAGTCGGCTGGAATACAGCGAAAGAATTTGGCGGGACACCGGTTCTTGGGGCAATTGCTGGTATTTTAATTTTCAACCCGGCGATGGCAAACGTAAAATTGTTTGGTGAAGCATTAGTGCCCGGACGGGGCGGATTGTTTGCAGTTATTTTTGCAGCATGGCTTATGGTTGTAGTGGAAAGACAAGTTCGAAAAGCAGTGCCAAACGCAGTTGATATTATCGTGACACCACTCATTACTGTATTAGTTGTAAGTATCGTAACGATGTTAGCCATTCAGCCATTAGCAGGTTTCTTATCAGATGGTATTACGAGCGGAATTAATGCTATTTTAAATATTGGCGGAGCATTTGCTGGCGCAGTACTTGCGGGAACATTTTTACCTCTCGTTATGGTCGGATTGCATCACGGTTTAACACCAATTCATATGGAATTTATTAATCAAACACACGTAACACCTTTATTACCAGTGCTCGCAATGGCTGGTGCTGGCCAAGTGGGCGCAGCAATTGCGATTTATGTGAAAACAAAAAACAAACGACTTCGAAATGTAATTAAAGGTGGATTGCCAGTTGGCTTTTTAGGAATTGGTGAGCCGTTATTATACGGGGTGACATTACCACTTGGGAAACCGTTTATTACTGCTTGTTTAGGAGCGGCTGTCGGTGGTGCATTCCAAGCAGTTATGCAAACAGCTTCTCTTGGAATTGGTGTATCAGGGCTATCTTTAATTCCGTTAATTGCTGACAATAAATATTTACTCTATTTCTTAGGTTTAGTAATTGCATATGCTTTCGGATTTATCTTTACGTATTTCTTCGGATTTAAAGAAGAAATGGCAGAAAACATATAG
- a CDS encoding nuclear transport factor 2 family protein produces the protein MPKSNLEIIQSTYEGSASSNAKHLAEAFSEKVEWTEAEGFPYGGTYKGVEAIMENVFSRLGSDWDDYKASVNTYHEVNGKDVIVAEGMYSGVYKETGKSFEAEFVHVWQLENGKIVKFKQYVDSHIVREAMKS, from the coding sequence ATGCCTAAATCAAATTTAGAAATTATTCAAAGCACGTATGAAGGATCAGCGTCTTCGAATGCAAAGCATTTAGCAGAAGCCTTCTCTGAAAAAGTGGAATGGACAGAGGCAGAAGGTTTCCCGTACGGCGGAACATATAAAGGCGTAGAAGCTATAATGGAAAATGTATTTAGCCGTTTAGGATCAGACTGGGATGATTATAAAGCAAGTGTAAATACATATCATGAAGTAAACGGAAAAGATGTAATTGTTGCTGAAGGTATGTATTCTGGAGTTTATAAAGAAACAGGAAAATCATTTGAAGCAGAATTTGTTCATGTATGGCAGCTTGAAAATGGAAAAATCGTGAAGTTTAAGCAGTATGTAGATAGTCATATTGTTAGGGAAGCGATGAAGAGCTAA
- a CDS encoding DMT family transporter, whose protein sequence is MGWFFVFCAAISEIVGVIGLKMYSKDKTLANGAIYIGGFATSFAFLYTSFLFLQVSVAYAVWIGIGTAGAVLLNMFLFGESKSKARIISVFLIVCGVTGLKALS, encoded by the coding sequence ATGGGTTGGTTTTTCGTATTTTGTGCTGCAATTAGTGAAATAGTCGGTGTGATAGGACTTAAAATGTATAGTAAAGATAAGACATTAGCCAATGGTGCGATTTATATCGGTGGGTTTGCTACATCCTTCGCATTTTTGTATACTTCCTTCTTATTTTTACAAGTAAGTGTCGCATATGCGGTTTGGATTGGTATCGGAACAGCAGGTGCAGTTTTGTTAAACATGTTCTTGTTTGGTGAGTCGAAAAGTAAAGCGCGTATCATTAGTGTGTTTCTTATTGTATGTGGAGTGACAGGATTAAAGGCACTTTCTTAA
- a CDS encoding MerR family transcriptional regulator — MYTISEVAKLLGVSTHTLRYYEKENILIANRDTNGNRLYEESHIKWLQFVMKLKQTQMPIAKIREYARLYTEGEYTTEARLQLLEDHRKSIQIQRENLEVTEKMLENKIRAYKSSLENK, encoded by the coding sequence ATGTACACAATTAGCGAGGTAGCAAAATTATTAGGCGTGAGCACACATACACTACGTTATTATGAAAAGGAAAATATATTAATTGCAAATCGTGATACAAATGGAAATCGACTTTACGAAGAGTCACATATAAAGTGGTTGCAGTTTGTAATGAAATTAAAACAAACGCAAATGCCAATAGCGAAAATAAGAGAATACGCTAGATTATATACAGAAGGGGAGTATACAACAGAAGCTCGTTTACAGCTCCTAGAAGATCATAGGAAATCTATTCAGATTCAAAGAGAAAACTTAGAAGTTACAGAGAAGATGCTTGAGAATAAAATTCGTGCATACAAAAGCTCATTGGAAAATAAATAG
- a CDS encoding DMT family transporter has translation MKNRAWLYVILTCIFEIFWVFGFNTANTWWHWIIILGVIAVDFHFLSKACEHLATGTVYAVFAGAGTVGTFLMDVFLFGGSFSVGKLFFIVMVVAGVIGLKLADNKEETVEGAA, from the coding sequence ATGAAAAATAGAGCATGGTTATATGTCATATTAACATGTATCTTTGAAATTTTTTGGGTGTTTGGTTTTAATACGGCTAATACTTGGTGGCATTGGATTATTATTTTAGGAGTTATCGCTGTTGATTTTCACTTCCTTTCTAAAGCGTGTGAACATCTTGCAACAGGGACTGTATATGCTGTTTTCGCCGGAGCTGGTACGGTAGGTACTTTCTTAATGGATGTATTTCTTTTCGGCGGAAGTTTCAGTGTAGGGAAGTTATTTTTTATCGTGATGGTTGTAGCTGGCGTTATCGGTTTAAAGCTAGCTGATAATAAAGAAGAAACTGTGGAAGGAGCTGCTTAA
- a CDS encoding DMT family transporter, translated as MPYFYVFLLLLTSLLWGGNFVVGKSLVDHASPMTLTNLRWMIAIVCLLPMVWFKEKKILPPRTAILPLILMGISGVALFNIFQFLALEKTSATNVGLISTLNAISIALFSVLFLKEKVNTLQILSMILSFFGVILVLLKGDFSLLFSLHFNSGDLWMIAAVCIWGIYSVCSKWATKTTTPLMATLYSGIFGVILLLPFNIGSFTVSNINTSFITSLLYTGLISTVLCMVFWNIGVQKLGATTSGIFLNFNPIFTAILAFIFLGEELTWIQILGTIVVVTGCYLFSHFKTVAVQPVRPLMRKHS; from the coding sequence ATGCCTTATTTTTACGTCTTTTTACTATTACTAACGAGCTTATTATGGGGAGGAAATTTTGTCGTTGGAAAATCACTCGTCGATCATGCATCGCCGATGACACTGACAAATTTAAGATGGATGATTGCGATTGTTTGTTTATTACCGATGGTATGGTTTAAAGAAAAGAAAATCCTTCCACCACGTACCGCAATACTTCCTTTAATATTGATGGGAATTTCAGGGGTCGCTCTTTTTAACATCTTTCAATTTTTAGCATTAGAAAAAACATCCGCTACGAATGTAGGTCTTATCTCTACATTGAATGCAATTTCAATCGCATTATTTTCAGTATTATTTCTAAAAGAAAAAGTAAATACACTTCAAATCCTATCCATGATTCTTTCATTCTTCGGGGTTATCCTCGTCCTATTAAAAGGTGATTTCTCGCTTTTATTTTCACTACATTTTAATAGCGGCGATTTATGGATGATTGCAGCAGTTTGTATTTGGGGAATCTATTCTGTTTGTAGTAAATGGGCAACAAAAACAACTACACCACTTATGGCAACGTTGTACTCTGGTATTTTCGGCGTTATTTTATTACTACCGTTTAACATAGGTAGCTTCACTGTTTCAAATATAAATACTTCTTTCATCACATCACTTTTATATACTGGGCTTATTTCGACAGTTCTTTGTATGGTATTTTGGAATATTGGTGTACAAAAATTAGGCGCAACTACATCAGGTATTTTTCTAAACTTCAATCCAATTTTCACAGCCATTTTAGCATTCATATTCCTCGGAGAAGAATTAACGTGGATACAAATTTTAGGGACAATTGTCGTTGTAACAGGATGTTATTTATTTTCTCATTTTAAAACTGTTGCCGTTCAGCCTGTTAGACCTTTAATGCGAAAACATTCTTAA
- a CDS encoding N-acetyltransferase, with translation MKICNAVTSDVKEIYSLIEVYAKEGVVLPRSLLSLYQYLQCLYVMKEDERIVGVAGLHVLGEDLAEIRSLVVSHTYAGKGIGRMLVNHVMEEATKINVRRVISLTYETVFFQKCGFDFINKEALPEKVWIDCRHCPKVDYCDEVAMVRYVR, from the coding sequence ATGAAAATCTGTAATGCAGTGACGAGTGATGTGAAAGAAATTTATAGTCTTATTGAGGTTTATGCAAAAGAGGGAGTTGTTTTACCACGTTCTCTTTTGTCTCTTTATCAATATTTGCAATGTTTATATGTTATGAAAGAAGATGAGAGAATTGTTGGAGTTGCTGGATTGCATGTATTAGGAGAAGATCTTGCAGAAATACGATCGTTAGTAGTTTCGCATACATATGCAGGGAAAGGGATAGGGCGTATGCTCGTAAATCATGTAATGGAGGAAGCTACGAAAATAAATGTAAGAAGAGTAATTTCCTTAACATATGAAACAGTATTTTTTCAAAAGTGTGGATTTGATTTTATAAATAAAGAAGCGTTGCCAGAGAAAGTATGGATTGATTGTAGACATTGTCCAAAGGTGGATTATTGTGATGAAGTGGCGATGGTGCGGTATGTTAGATGA
- a CDS encoding SDR family NAD(P)-dependent oxidoreductase yields MKYTVITGASSGIGYAAALAFASRGKNLVLVARRQEELNGLKLKINEMHPELDVVIRKTDLSVTEDVYKLYESLQAFQIETWINNAGFGNFASIAEQNLNKIETMLHVNIEALTILSSLFVRDYSMIDGTQLINVSSGGGYTIVADAVTYCATKFYVSAFTEGLSHELKEQGAKLQAKVLAPAATETEFAKRSFDIDEFQYDNVVPKFHTAKQMAQFMLDLYDNDKVVGIVDGLTYNYELKDPLYNFAVRQKNSNS; encoded by the coding sequence ATGAAATACACGGTTATTACTGGCGCAAGTTCCGGAATTGGTTATGCAGCAGCTTTAGCATTTGCATCTCGCGGAAAAAATTTAGTACTTGTAGCTCGAAGACAAGAAGAATTAAACGGATTAAAATTGAAAATTAACGAAATGCATCCTGAGTTGGATGTTGTCATTCGAAAAACTGATTTATCTGTGACTGAAGATGTTTATAAACTTTATGAAAGCCTACAAGCTTTTCAAATTGAAACGTGGATTAACAACGCAGGTTTTGGTAATTTCGCCTCAATTGCTGAACAAAATTTAAATAAAATAGAGACGATGTTGCATGTCAATATAGAAGCACTAACAATACTCTCTTCTCTTTTCGTTCGAGATTATTCAATGATTGATGGAACACAGCTTATTAACGTTTCATCGGGCGGCGGATACACAATTGTTGCTGATGCTGTTACGTATTGCGCTACGAAATTCTATGTAAGTGCATTTACAGAAGGGCTGTCTCACGAACTGAAAGAACAAGGCGCAAAACTGCAAGCAAAAGTTTTAGCTCCTGCTGCAACTGAAACAGAATTTGCGAAGCGTTCATTTGATATTGATGAATTCCAATATGATAATGTTGTACCAAAATTCCACACTGCAAAACAAATGGCACAATTTATGCTCGACCTTTATGATAATGATAAAGTTGTAGGAATTGTCGACGGTTTAACGTATAACTATGAACTTAAAGATCCACTTTATAATTTTGCCGTGAGACAAAAGAATTCAAATTCTTAA
- a CDS encoding winged helix-turn-helix transcriptional regulator — protein MNNIDPVELTKGLPGIPCPIAKTLDVISTKWTFLIIRDLLIEGTLRFSDLQKSMDGISPKTLSLRLKELESQGIITRKVYPEVPPRVEYTLTDKGKQLEGIFIELKRFGLSL, from the coding sequence ATGAACAATATAGATCCAGTTGAATTAACGAAAGGTTTACCTGGCATACCTTGTCCTATCGCTAAAACGCTTGATGTAATTAGTACAAAATGGACATTTTTAATCATTCGTGATCTTCTTATCGAAGGAACATTACGCTTTAGTGATTTACAAAAATCAATGGATGGGATTAGTCCAAAAACATTATCGCTTCGACTAAAGGAATTAGAATCTCAAGGCATTATAACGAGAAAAGTATATCCAGAAGTTCCGCCTCGTGTAGAGTACACATTAACGGATAAAGGAAAGCAATTAGAGGGGATTTTTATTGAATTAAAACGGTTTGGATTAAGTTTATAA